The following proteins are encoded in a genomic region of Montipora foliosa isolate CH-2021 chromosome 10, ASM3666993v2, whole genome shotgun sequence:
- the LOC137974475 gene encoding uncharacterized protein, which produces MRLLLAEGGSCLSYWTAAWEALPFPIREDVTCLPVREKGDGYAAPVNLVSSVGNAEKPTVHGCSTEEINQWKQQLKRSKPRTKPLKARQKKNARNPSFTLKITEVARHREHETPVFTDSVYNAHQEQLVGIRIYPKGVRNGTSTRVALFMHMIKGGFDNFLVWPFDGTITVSVLDQSDCCSRRDLSRIIEGNPVLPAFQQPDLSICRTGYGYERFAPIEEFFGPRYVIDDKLVLKIEFPGGMIDTLTRPLRTDFMMSLGSRNDNSNKGKLNMFQPVVSSFVGNTKINRENCGMVESVFIDQTDCKIKDNEAKETKVQADSSKTATRIDTGKSLPAFTVDNSQRTRRHASPIRPFTTALMMSGSRKDDRKKGKRNICQPVVSSFVGNAKINREKWGMVKSVFIGQTDCKIKGNEAKETKVQADSSKTATRIDAGKSLPAFTADTSERTRRLASPISSFTTALMMSGSRKDDRKKGKRNICQPVVSSFVGNTKINREKWEMVGPVFIVQTDFKIKGNEAKETKVQADSSKTAARIDAGKSLPAFTADTSERTRRLASPISPFTTALMMSGSRKDDRKKGKRNICQPVVSSFVGNTKINHEKREMVGPVFIVQTDFKIKGNEAKETKVQADSSKTAARIDAGNSLPAFTADTSERTRRLASPISPFTTALMMSGSRKDDRKKGKRNICQPVVSSFVGNTKINHEKREMVGPVFIVQTDFKIKGNEAKETKVQADSSKTAARIDAGKSLPAFTADTSERTRRLASPIRPFTTALMMSGSRKDDRKKGKWNICQPVVSSFVGNTKINREKGGMVKSVFIGQTDCKIKGNEAKQTKVQADSSKTAARIDAGKSLPAFTADTSERTRRLASPIRSKPLKARKEKNTRDPSGTFKITKVARHREKETPIFTDAVYNDHQEKLFDIRIHLKGVGSGANTKINREKWGMVKSVFIGQTDCKIKGNEAKETKVQADSSKTATRIDAGKSLPAFTVDNSERTRRLASPIRCNFFI; this is translated from the exons GTCAAAACCCAGGACAAAACCGCTGAAGGCAcgacaaaagaaaaatgcacGCAACCCATCATTCACTTTGAAAATAACCGAGGTTGCTCGACATCGCGAACACGAAACACCAGTCTTTACTGATTCAGTGTACAATGCTCACCAGGAACAGCTGGTTGGCATAAGAATATACCCCAAGGGCGTACGCAATGGAACAAGCACACGTGTGGCACTATTCATGCATATGATAAAAGGAGGCTTCGATAATTTCCTAGTTTGGCCTTTTGATGGGACAATCACTGTTAGCGTCCTAGATCAGAGTGATTGTTGCTCCCGTCGCGACCTCAGTCGTATCATAGAAGGAAATCCTGTCTTGCCGGCCTTCCAACAGCCTGATTTATCCATTTGCCGCACCGGGTATGGCTATGAAAGGTTCGCTCCAATAGAGGAGTTCTTTGGTCCTCGATATGTGATAGACGACAAATTGGTGTTAAAAATAGAGTTTCCGGGGGGAATGATCGATACACTTACAAG ACCTTTGAGGACTGACTTCATGATGTCGTTAGGCTCAAGAAATGATAACAGTAACAAAGGAAAGCTGAATATGTTTCAGCCAGTTGTTTCTTCTTTTGTGGGAAATACCAAGATAAATCGCGAGAACTGTGGAATGGTTGAGTCAGTTTTCATCGACCAGACGGATTGCAAAATCAAAGACAACGAAGCAAAAGAGACGAAAGTTCAAGCTGATTCTTCAAAAACTGCAACAAGAATAGACACAGGAAAATCATTGCCAGCATTCACCGTGGATAATTCTCAACGTACAAGACGTCACGCTTCCCCTATTAG aCCTTTTACGACTGCCTTGATGATGTCAGGCTCAAGAAAGGATGACCGTAAAAAAGGAAAGCGGAATATCTGTCAGCCAGTTGTTTCTTCTTTTGTGGGAAATGCCAAGATAAATCGCGAGAAGTGGGGAATGGTTAAGTCAGTTTTCATCGGCCAGACGGATTGCAAAATCAAAGGCAACGAAGCAAAAGAGACGAAAGTTCAAGCTGATTCTTCAAAAACTGCAACAAGAATAGACGCAGGAAAATCATTGCCAGCATTCACCGCGGATACTTCTGAACGTACAAGACGTCTCGCTTCCCCTATTAG tTCTTTTACGACTGCCTTGATGATGTCAGGCTCAAGAAAGGATGACCGTAAAAAAGGAAAGCGGAATATCTGTCAGCCAGTTGTTTCTTCTTTTGTGGGAAATACCAAGATAAATCGCGAGAAGTGGGAAATGGTTGGACCAGTTTTCATCGTCCAGACGGATTTCAAAATCAAAGGCAACGAAGCAAAAGAGACGAAAGTTCAAGCTGATTCTTCAAAAACTGCAGCAAGAATAGACGCAGGAAAATCATTGCCAGCATTCACCGCGGATACTTCTGAACGTACAAGACGTCTCGCTTCCCCTATTAG tCCTTTTACGACTGCCTTGATGATGTCAGGCTCAAGAAAGGATGACCGTAAAAAAGGAAAGCGGAATATCTGTCAGCCAGTTGTTTCTTCTTTTGTGGGAAATACCAAGATAAATCACGAGAAGAGGGAAATGGTTGGACCAGTTTTCATCGTCCAGACGGATTTCAAAATCAAAGGCAACGAAGCAAAAGAGACGAAAGTTCAAGCTGATTCTTCAAAAACTGCAGCAAGAATAGATGCAGGAAATTCATTGCCAGCATTCACCGCGGATACTTCTGAACGTACAAGACGTCTCGCTTCCCCTATTAG tCCTTTTACGACTGCCTTGATGATGTCAGGCTCAAGAAAGGATGACCGTAAAAAAGGAAAGCGGAATATCTGTCAGCCAGTTGTTTCTTCTTTTGTGGGAAATACCAAGATAAATCACGAGAAGAGGGAAATGGTTGGACCAGTTTTCATCGTCCAGACGGATTTCAAAATCAAAGGCAACGAAGCAAAAGAGACGAAAGTTCAAGCTGATTCTTCAAAAACTGCAGCAAGAATAGACGCAGGAAAATCATTGCCAGCATTCACCGCGGATACTTCTGAACGTACAAGACGTCTCGCTTCCCCTATTAG aCCTTTTACGACAGCCTTGATGATGTCAGGCTCAAGAAAGGATGACCGTAAAAAAGGAAAGTGGAATATCTGTCAGCCAGTTGTTTCTTCTTTTGTGGGAAATACCAAGATAAATCGCGAGAAGGGGGGAATGGTTAAGTCAGTTTTCATCGGCCAGACGGATTGCAAAATCAAAGGCAACGAAGCAAAACAGACGAAAGTTCAAGCTGATTCTTCAAAAACTGCAGCAAGAATAGACGCAGGAAAATCATTGCCAGCATTCACCGCGGATACTTCTGAACGTACAAGACGTCTCGCTTCCCCTATTAG GTCAAAACCGCTGAAGGCTcgaaaagagaaaaatacacGCGACCCATCAGGCACTTTCAAAATAACCAAGGTTGCTCGACATCGGGAAAAAGAAACACCAATCTTTACGGATGCAGTGTACAATGATCACCAGGAAAAGCTGTTTGACATAAGAATTCACCTCAAGGGCGTAGGCAGTGGAGCAAATACCAAGATAAATCGCGAGAAGTGGGGAATGGTTAAGTCAGTTTTCATCGGCCAGACGGATTGCAAAATCAAAGGCAACGAAGCAAAAGAGACGAAAGTTCAAGCTGATTCTTCAAAAACTGCAACAAGAATAGACGCAGGAAAATCATTGCCAGCATTCACCGTGGATAATTCTGAACGTACAAGACGTCTCGCTTCCCCTATTagatgtaatttttttatatga
- the LOC137974476 gene encoding uncharacterized protein, which yields MRPVIDLSSLNKFIVNEHFQMENLSCLKTLLLPGDFMTNIDLKDTYLSVPVHETSRKFLRFIWKGTCYQFKALPFGLCSAPRIFTKALKPVAAFLRRKAIRVVIYLDDFLLLAAIVEEAVKNTQLVVSLLQSLGFTINLKKSLLTPTQAITFLGFQIDSTCMMLSLPAEKTDKILDCCHRLLVSQSITLRNLASLIGLLESSRPAIWRAPLHFRHLQSDLIRGLQMNQESYDALIALSPSARVELAWWLRHTLSANGSPVHLPPPDMIITTDASKKGWGAVHQSFQTNGRWSQEESLQHINYLEIKAPFLALKAFLKDKSHVSVSLQLDNTTAIAYINNKGGTRSPQLMTLALEMWDWCQERDILVIASHIPGRDNVSADTESREFTDMSEWKLDPIIIQPFLLNCQTDLFASRLTSQLAAYISWRPDPGAIHTDAFRINWATLRGYAFPPFNLISKTLTKVTIDQTELILVAPVWQAQPWWPVLLRLLISQPVLLPNSPTLLTDPTDLNRVHPMYPRLHLAVFHISTNVSKLRAFQQTLPTYSSQQLVPPHTKPTSLVGTVGAAGVLDGKLILFRHL from the coding sequence ATGCGTCCGGTGATAGACCTAAGTTCTTTGAACAAGTTCATTGTAAACGAGCATTTCCAGATGGAAAACCTCAGTTGCCTAAAGACGTTGCTTTTACCAGGCGACTTTATGACAAATATAGATTTAAAAGATACTTACCTTTCTGTGCCCGTGCACGAGACTTCTCGAAAGTTCCTTCGCTTCATTTGGAAGGGAACTTGTTACCAGTTCAAAGCTCTTCCATTCGGCCTGTGTTCAGCCCCCAGAATTTTTACGAAAGCTCTAAAACCTGTTGCTGCATTCCTGAGAAGGAAGGCCATTCGAGTCGTTATATACCTGGACGACTTTCTTCTTTTGGCTGCAATAGTGGAGGAAGCTGTGAAAAATACTCAACTGGTAGTGAGTCTCCTTCAGTCCCTTGGTTTTACAATAAACCTCAAGAAATCATTACTGACTCCAACACAAGCGATAACCTTCCTGGGTTTCCAAATAGACTCAACGTGCATGATGCTATCTCTCCCGGCAGAAAAAACCGACAAAATTCTAGACTGTTGTCACCGTCTGCTCGTTTCTCAAAGTATCACATTGCGAAACCTAGCAAGTTTAATAGGTCTGTTAGAGTCCTCGAGACCAGCCATTTGGCGAGCTCCACTTCACTTTCGTCACTTGCAATCAGACCTGATAAGGGGCCTACAAATGAACCAGGAGTCTTACGACGCCTTGATTGCCCTGTCACCGAGTGCCAGAGTAGAACTTGCTTGGTGGTTGAGACACACCCTCAGTGCAAACGGCAGTCCTGTACACCTTCCTCCGCCGGATATGATCATCACAACCGACGCCTCCAAGAAAGGTTGGGGTGCAGTGCATCAATCCTTTCAGACCAATGGCAGATGGTCCCAAGAAGAGTCTCTCCAACACATCAATTATCTAGAGATAAAGGCGCCCTTTTTGGCCTTGAAAGCCTTTCTCAAAGACAAGTCTCACGTATCCGTATCTCTGCAACTAGACAACACTACCGCCATCGCTTACATCAACAACAAAGGGGGTACACGTTCCCCCCAACTTATGACTCTGGCATTAGAGATGTGGGATTGGTGTCAGGAAAGAGACATCCTTGTGATAGCTTCTCACATCCCAGGAAGAGACAACGTCTCAGCGGACACGGAGTCCAGAGAATTCACGGACATGAGCGAGTGGAAGTTGGACCCAATAATTATTCAGCCTTTTCTGCTGAATTGCCAGACCGATCTATTTGCGAGTCGTCTAACCAGTCAACTCGCGGCTTACATCAGTTGGAGACCCGACCCGGGAGCCATCCACACCGACGCCTTCAGGATCAACTGGGCTACTCTACGGGGCTATGCCTTCCCCCCCTTCAATCTGATATCGAAAACCCTGACGAAGGTAACAATCGACCAAACGGAACTAATTCTCGTTGCTCCAGTTTGGCAAGCCCAGCCCTGGTGGCCGGTTCTGCTGAGACTTCTAATATCCCAGCCAGTGTTGCTCCCGAACAGTCCAACCCTGTTAACGGACCCGACCGACCTGAACCGCGTTCATCCAATGTATCCTCGTCTTCACTTGGCCGTGTTTCACATCTCTACCAACGTTTCCAAGCTGAGGGCATTCCAACAAACGTTGCCGACCTACTCATCGCAGCAACTCGTACCTCCACACACAAAACCTACGAGTCTAGTTGGAACCGTTGGTGCCGCTGGTGTTCTGGACGGCAAATTGATCCTCTTTCGTCATCTATAA